A single window of Ovis canadensis isolate MfBH-ARS-UI-01 breed Bighorn chromosome 15, ARS-UI_OviCan_v2, whole genome shotgun sequence DNA harbors:
- the ZW10 gene encoding centromere/kinetochore protein zw10 homolog isoform X1: MASFVTEVLAHSGRLEKEDLGTRISRLTQRVEEIKGEVCSMISKKYSEFLPSMQSAQDLVTQVDKLSDDIGLLKSRIESEVRRDLHVSTAEFTDLKQQLERDSVVLCLLRQLQEFSTALEEYNCALAGKKYVSAAQHLEEAQKCLKLLKSRKCFDLKILKSLSMELTIQKQNILYHLGEEWQRLIVWKFPPSKDISNLESCLQTELHLCTEQSQKEEKNPVPPISSVLLAFSLLGELHTKLKSFGQMLLKYILKPLASCPLLLAVIESQPNITIIRFESVMTDLEHPSPSEVFAKIRLVLEVVQKQLLDLPLDADLENLKTSKITLAEMLGDMIWEDLSECLIKDCLVYSIPTNSSKLEQYEEIIQSTEEFENALKEMRFLKGDTTDLLKYARNINSHFANKKCQDVIVAARNLMTSEIHNTVKITPASKISVPDLLHPNEDDKLQVQKVSTAQYNEAANLEPENTLDQHSFSLPTCRVSESVKKLMELAYQTLLEATTSSDQCAVQLFYSVRNIFHLFHDVVPTYHKENLQKLPQLAAIHHNNCMYIAHHLLTLGHQFRLRLAPILCDGTTTFVDLVPGFRRLGTECFLAQMRAQKVELLERLSSARNFSNMDDEDSYSAASKAVRQVLHQLKRLGVVWQDVLPVNIYCKAMGTLLNTAVSEIIGRITALEDISTEDGDRLYSLCKTVVDEGPQVFAPLSEENKNKKYQEEVPVYVSKWMPFKELMMMLQASLQEIGDRWADGKGPLATAFSSSEVKALIRALFQNTERRAATLAKIK; this comes from the exons ATGGCTTCGTTCGTGACGGAAGTCCTGGCACACTCCGGGAGGCTGGAGAAGGAGGATTTGGGCACTCGGATCAGTCGCCTGACCCAGCGGGTGGAAGAAATCAAG GGCGAGGTGTGCAGTATGATCAGCAAGAAGTACAGTGAATTCCTGCCTAGCATGCAGAGCGCACAGGACCTGGTTACCCAAGTGGATAAGCTATCTGATGACATTGGCTTGCTGAAATCTAGGATAGAGAGTGAG GTCCGCCGGGATCTCCATGTATCAACTGCTGAATTTACAGACTTAAAGCAACAGTTGGAAAGAGACTCAGTAGTCCTCTGTTTGCTTAGACAGCTACAAGAG TTTTCTACTGCTCTTGAGGAATATAATTGTGCATTAGCAGGAAAGAAGTATGTTTCTGCTGCTCAGCATCTAGAAGAG GCCCAGAAATGCTTGAAGTTATTGAAATCCAGAAAATGCTTTgacttaaaaatattgaaatctcTCAGCATGGAGCTTACAATACAGAAACAGAACATACTTTATCACCTTGGAGAAGAGTGGCAGAGGCTAATTGTATGGAAGTTCCCACCATCGAAAG ATATCAGCAACTTGGAATCTTGCCTGCAAACAGAGCTTCATTTATGCACCGAACAAtctcagaaagaagagaagaaccCCGTGCCACCAATCAGTTCTGTCCTCTTggcattttctcttcttggagaGCTACATACCAAGCTTAAGTCATTTG GTCAAATGCTACTGAAGTATATCCTTAAGCCTCTGGCATCTTGCCCGTTGCTTCTTGCCGTGATAGAAAGCCAACCTAACATCACTATCATTCGTTTTGAATCTGTGATGACTGACTTGGAACATCCATCACCATCTGAAGTTTTTGCCAAGATCAGACTGGTACTGGAAGTGGTCCAGAAACAACTTCTAG aTTTACCTCTTGATGCTGACCTAGAAAATTTAAAGACATCTAAGATCACACTGGCTGAGATGCTCGGTGACATGATCTGGGAGGACCTATCTGAGTGCCTTATTAAAGATTGTTTGGTTTATTCTATCCCGACAAATAGTAGCAAGTTAGAGCAGTATGAAGAG atcatACAATCCACTGAAGAATTTGAAAATGCCTTAAAGGAGATGAGGTTTTTAAAAGGAGATACTACTGATTTGCTGAAATATGCCCGTAATATCAATTCTCATTTTGCTAACAAGAAGTGTCAGGATGTGATTGTGGCGGCTAGAAACCTAATGACCTCTGAAATTCACAACACTGTGAAG atTACTCCTGCTTCTAAGATAAGTGTACCAGACTTACTTCATCCTAACGAGGACGACAAGCTACAAGTACAGAAAGTGTCCACAGCTCAGTACAATGAAGCGGCGAATTTAGAGCCTGAGAATACGTTGGACCAACATTCCTTTTCTTTGCCCACGTGTCGCGTCAGTGAATCTGTGAAGAAATTAATGGAACTTGCCTATCAGACTTTACTGGAGGCAACAACCAGCAGTGATCAATG tgctgtTCAACTTTTCTACTCAGTGAGGAATATCTTCCATTTGTTCCATGATGTTGTACCAACATATCACAA GGAGAACCTTCAAAAACTGCCACAGTTGGCTGCCATTCACCACAACAACTGTATGTATATTGCTCACCACTTGCTAACCCTTGGGCATCAGTTCAGATTGCGTCTTGCCCCCATTCTGTGCGACGGCACTACTACTTTTGTGGACCTTGTACCTGGCTTCCGGAGACTTG GGACAGAGTGTTTTCTGGCCCAGATGCGGGCACAGAAAGTAGAACTCCTGGAAAGATTGTCAAGTGCTAGAAACTTTTCAAACATGGACGATGAGGACAGTTATTCTGCAGCAAGTAAAGCAGTGCGGCAG GTACTGCACCAGCTAAAGAGACTGGGAGTTGTGTGGCAGGATGTCCTGCCGGTGAACATATATTGCAAGGCTATGGGGACTTTACTCAACACAGCGGTCTCTGAGATCATTGGCAGGATCACTGCCCTGGAG GACATCTCTACCGAAGACGGTGACAGATTGTATTCCTTGTGCAAAACAGTGGTGGATGAAGGACCTCAAGTATTTGCACCTCTGTCTGAAGAAAACAAGAATAAGAAATACCAAGAAGAGGTTCCAGTCTACGTGTCAAAATGGATGCCTTTCAAAGAACTGATGATGATGCTACAAGCCAGTTTGCAAGAAATTGGGGATCG gTGGGCAGATGGAAAAGGGCCCTTGGCAACTGCATTCTCTTCCAGTGAAGTAAAAGCTTTAATTCGTGCCTTATTCCAGAACACAGAAAGAAGAGCAGCCACCCTTGCTAAGATTAAATAG
- the ZW10 gene encoding centromere/kinetochore protein zw10 homolog isoform X2, which yields MISKKYSEFLPSMQSAQDLVTQVDKLSDDIGLLKSRIESEVRRDLHVSTAEFTDLKQQLERDSVVLCLLRQLQEFSTALEEYNCALAGKKYVSAAQHLEEAQKCLKLLKSRKCFDLKILKSLSMELTIQKQNILYHLGEEWQRLIVWKFPPSKDISNLESCLQTELHLCTEQSQKEEKNPVPPISSVLLAFSLLGELHTKLKSFGQMLLKYILKPLASCPLLLAVIESQPNITIIRFESVMTDLEHPSPSEVFAKIRLVLEVVQKQLLDLPLDADLENLKTSKITLAEMLGDMIWEDLSECLIKDCLVYSIPTNSSKLEQYEEIIQSTEEFENALKEMRFLKGDTTDLLKYARNINSHFANKKCQDVIVAARNLMTSEIHNTVKITPASKISVPDLLHPNEDDKLQVQKVSTAQYNEAANLEPENTLDQHSFSLPTCRVSESVKKLMELAYQTLLEATTSSDQCAVQLFYSVRNIFHLFHDVVPTYHKENLQKLPQLAAIHHNNCMYIAHHLLTLGHQFRLRLAPILCDGTTTFVDLVPGFRRLGTECFLAQMRAQKVELLERLSSARNFSNMDDEDSYSAASKAVRQVLHQLKRLGVVWQDVLPVNIYCKAMGTLLNTAVSEIIGRITALEDISTEDGDRLYSLCKTVVDEGPQVFAPLSEENKNKKYQEEVPVYVSKWMPFKELMMMLQASLQEIGDRWADGKGPLATAFSSSEVKALIRALFQNTERRAATLAKIK from the exons ATGATCAGCAAGAAGTACAGTGAATTCCTGCCTAGCATGCAGAGCGCACAGGACCTGGTTACCCAAGTGGATAAGCTATCTGATGACATTGGCTTGCTGAAATCTAGGATAGAGAGTGAG GTCCGCCGGGATCTCCATGTATCAACTGCTGAATTTACAGACTTAAAGCAACAGTTGGAAAGAGACTCAGTAGTCCTCTGTTTGCTTAGACAGCTACAAGAG TTTTCTACTGCTCTTGAGGAATATAATTGTGCATTAGCAGGAAAGAAGTATGTTTCTGCTGCTCAGCATCTAGAAGAG GCCCAGAAATGCTTGAAGTTATTGAAATCCAGAAAATGCTTTgacttaaaaatattgaaatctcTCAGCATGGAGCTTACAATACAGAAACAGAACATACTTTATCACCTTGGAGAAGAGTGGCAGAGGCTAATTGTATGGAAGTTCCCACCATCGAAAG ATATCAGCAACTTGGAATCTTGCCTGCAAACAGAGCTTCATTTATGCACCGAACAAtctcagaaagaagagaagaaccCCGTGCCACCAATCAGTTCTGTCCTCTTggcattttctcttcttggagaGCTACATACCAAGCTTAAGTCATTTG GTCAAATGCTACTGAAGTATATCCTTAAGCCTCTGGCATCTTGCCCGTTGCTTCTTGCCGTGATAGAAAGCCAACCTAACATCACTATCATTCGTTTTGAATCTGTGATGACTGACTTGGAACATCCATCACCATCTGAAGTTTTTGCCAAGATCAGACTGGTACTGGAAGTGGTCCAGAAACAACTTCTAG aTTTACCTCTTGATGCTGACCTAGAAAATTTAAAGACATCTAAGATCACACTGGCTGAGATGCTCGGTGACATGATCTGGGAGGACCTATCTGAGTGCCTTATTAAAGATTGTTTGGTTTATTCTATCCCGACAAATAGTAGCAAGTTAGAGCAGTATGAAGAG atcatACAATCCACTGAAGAATTTGAAAATGCCTTAAAGGAGATGAGGTTTTTAAAAGGAGATACTACTGATTTGCTGAAATATGCCCGTAATATCAATTCTCATTTTGCTAACAAGAAGTGTCAGGATGTGATTGTGGCGGCTAGAAACCTAATGACCTCTGAAATTCACAACACTGTGAAG atTACTCCTGCTTCTAAGATAAGTGTACCAGACTTACTTCATCCTAACGAGGACGACAAGCTACAAGTACAGAAAGTGTCCACAGCTCAGTACAATGAAGCGGCGAATTTAGAGCCTGAGAATACGTTGGACCAACATTCCTTTTCTTTGCCCACGTGTCGCGTCAGTGAATCTGTGAAGAAATTAATGGAACTTGCCTATCAGACTTTACTGGAGGCAACAACCAGCAGTGATCAATG tgctgtTCAACTTTTCTACTCAGTGAGGAATATCTTCCATTTGTTCCATGATGTTGTACCAACATATCACAA GGAGAACCTTCAAAAACTGCCACAGTTGGCTGCCATTCACCACAACAACTGTATGTATATTGCTCACCACTTGCTAACCCTTGGGCATCAGTTCAGATTGCGTCTTGCCCCCATTCTGTGCGACGGCACTACTACTTTTGTGGACCTTGTACCTGGCTTCCGGAGACTTG GGACAGAGTGTTTTCTGGCCCAGATGCGGGCACAGAAAGTAGAACTCCTGGAAAGATTGTCAAGTGCTAGAAACTTTTCAAACATGGACGATGAGGACAGTTATTCTGCAGCAAGTAAAGCAGTGCGGCAG GTACTGCACCAGCTAAAGAGACTGGGAGTTGTGTGGCAGGATGTCCTGCCGGTGAACATATATTGCAAGGCTATGGGGACTTTACTCAACACAGCGGTCTCTGAGATCATTGGCAGGATCACTGCCCTGGAG GACATCTCTACCGAAGACGGTGACAGATTGTATTCCTTGTGCAAAACAGTGGTGGATGAAGGACCTCAAGTATTTGCACCTCTGTCTGAAGAAAACAAGAATAAGAAATACCAAGAAGAGGTTCCAGTCTACGTGTCAAAATGGATGCCTTTCAAAGAACTGATGATGATGCTACAAGCCAGTTTGCAAGAAATTGGGGATCG gTGGGCAGATGGAAAAGGGCCCTTGGCAACTGCATTCTCTTCCAGTGAAGTAAAAGCTTTAATTCGTGCCTTATTCCAGAACACAGAAAGAAGAGCAGCCACCCTTGCTAAGATTAAATAG